One window of Cryobacterium arcticum genomic DNA carries:
- a CDS encoding SDR family oxidoreductase yields MARVSGKVALISGGARGLGAAMTRRLVEEGARVVVGDVLDEEGGALAAELGDACRYVHLDVTRAQHWDNAVAAAVSEWGGLDVLVNNAGIVNFASIEEYTLESWNSIIAINLTGVFLGIKAAVPAIIRSSAGSIINVSSTAGLQGYEALPGYVAAKYGVRGLTKAVALDLGKYNVRVNSVHPGAIATPMTEGLDLPQKHVALHRVGQPVEVANLVLFLASDESSFSTGAEFLTDGGELSGLAHYE; encoded by the coding sequence ATGGCACGTGTCAGCGGGAAAGTCGCACTCATCAGTGGTGGGGCACGGGGGCTCGGAGCCGCCATGACCCGGCGCCTCGTGGAGGAGGGCGCGCGGGTGGTCGTGGGCGACGTGCTCGACGAAGAGGGCGGGGCCCTCGCCGCCGAGCTCGGCGACGCCTGCCGGTATGTGCACCTCGACGTCACGCGCGCCCAGCACTGGGACAACGCCGTCGCGGCGGCGGTGTCCGAGTGGGGCGGTCTCGACGTGCTGGTCAACAACGCCGGCATCGTGAACTTCGCTTCGATCGAGGAGTACACCCTCGAATCCTGGAACAGCATCATCGCGATCAACCTCACCGGAGTGTTCCTGGGCATCAAGGCCGCCGTTCCGGCGATCATCCGCTCGTCGGCGGGGTCGATCATCAATGTCTCGTCGACCGCCGGGCTGCAGGGCTACGAGGCCCTGCCCGGCTACGTCGCCGCCAAGTACGGGGTGCGTGGGCTGACCAAGGCCGTGGCGCTGGATCTGGGCAAGTACAACGTGCGGGTGAACTCGGTGCATCCGGGCGCCATCGCCACCCCCATGACCGAGGGTCTCGACCTGCCGCAGAAGCACGTAGCGCTGCACCGGGTGGGCCAGCCCGTTGAGGTGGCGAACCTGGTTCTCTTCCTGGCCAGCGACGAGTCGAGTTTCTCCACCGGTGCCGAATTCCTCACCGACGGCGGCGAGCTGAGCGGCCTCGCCCACTACGAGTAG